One window of the Tachypleus tridentatus isolate NWPU-2018 chromosome 10, ASM421037v1, whole genome shotgun sequence genome contains the following:
- the LOC143230503 gene encoding cuticle protein 13-like: MMQLVILVCVCTVSLAGIFPYNVPAGQHDPAYLQALQQQALHYINLQQVPDLQLHRARELQVIAKNPTAYYHGYYHPGYYYPGHHYGGYYHPGYYYSALHHHAALRKHNMDEQKVLKERQKVLEAEKDLIASH; encoded by the exons ATGATGCAATTG GTAATTCTTGTTTGTGTCTGCACTGTTTCTTTGGCCGGTATCTTCCCCTACAACGTTCCAGCAGGCCAACATGATCCTGCCTACCTGCAGGCTCTACAACAACAGGCTCTCCATTACATCAACCTACAACAGGTACCTGATCTTCAGCTTCATAGAGCTCGTGAACTTCAAGTAATTGCCAAGAATCCTACTGCTTATTACCATGGTTACTATCACCCTGGTTACTATTATCCTGGTCATCACTACGGTGGTTACTACCACCCTGGTTACTATTACTCCGCCTTACACCACCATGCTGCTCTTCGTAAACATAATATGGATGAGCAGAAGGTTCTGAAGGAACGACAGAAAGTCCTCGAGGCTGAGAAGGACCTGATAGCAAGTCATTAA